The DNA region TCGGGGTGTTCGTCTCCAGACGCTCCTGGTCGAACTCGTCCGGTTGTTTCGTGTGGATCGGGTCGCTCTTGCGGAACACCAGGAAGAACACCACCCAGCCGACGGCGGTGACGAGCAGGAAGCTGACAAGGCGGTAGATGACCACCGCGGAGAACGCGGCTCCGGAGGGAACGCCGCTGCCGGTCAAGGTGGGGACCAGCACAAGCTCGACCACCCCGAGCCCTCCGGGGAGCAAAGGCACGGCGACTGCGGCGGTTTTGCCCAGCGCGTACGCGGTGAGCAGGCCAGGCAGGCTCGGATGCGCGTCCGTCGCATAACAGGCGCAGGCCAGGCAGGCGATATCGGCGAGCCAGTTCGTCATGCTCCAGCTGAACGCCTTGAGCCCGTCCAGCCGGCTGAGCCGGACCGCCTGCGCCTGCTCGAGCAACTGCTGCCAGCGCAGCAGGCCCTCGTCGGGCGGACGCTTGCGCAGACGGTTCACCAACGCGAAAATTTTGCTGCTCAGCGCGCTCATGTCCTCGGGGCGCGAAGCGATGAACTGGGCGAGGAACAGGAAGGCGAGGAAGCCGCCGACCATGAAGATGAGGGAGAACGGCGTGGTCTTCACCCCGGCCAGGAACGCTCCGCCGAAGCCGATCAGCGCGAGGCCGGCCCCTTTCAGAAGGCCCGACATGACGATCTGCCATGAGGCGACCAGCGCCGTCGCGCCCCAGCGCCGCGTCTGCCGATAGGCGAACGCGGTGGCCAGCACCTGGCCCGCGGGCAGGCTGCAGCTGATGGAGTTGGCGGCATAAATCTCCGCGGCGGAGCGCAACGTCGAGACCCGCACGCCCGCCGAGGCGAACAGGGTGCGC from Segniliparus rotundus DSM 44985 includes:
- a CDS encoding lysylphosphatidylglycerol synthase transmembrane domain-containing protein — translated: MATQSPEGSAAPGRNPAQMLRRAALVVVVVILAIELWYVAPEVRRYWQETKNVRWLWVGACVLAAAASMESFSQVQRTLFASAGVRVSTLRSAAEIYAANSISCSLPAGQVLATAFAYRQTRRWGATALVASWQIVMSGLLKGAGLALIGFGGAFLAGVKTTPFSLIFMVGGFLAFLFLAQFIASRPEDMSALSSKIFALVNRLRKRPPDEGLLRWQQLLEQAQAVRLSRLDGLKAFSWSMTNWLADIACLACACYATDAHPSLPGLLTAYALGKTAAVAVPLLPGGLGVVELVLVPTLTGSGVPSGAAFSAVVIYRLVSFLLVTAVGWVVFFLVFRKSDPIHTKQPDEFDQERLETNTPNT